A genomic region of Bradyrhizobium sp. ORS 278 contains the following coding sequences:
- a CDS encoding glycosyltransferase WbuB, with amino-acid sequence MRLLVIGINYAPDLIGVAKYNSELCEGLASLGHEVRIVTAPPYYPDWVIPAGYRSLWYERERSYGVDVIRAPIYVPKSPSGFKRIVHHGSFLLSASAPVLSSAMRWRPDLVLAVAPSLLSASLAAAAARVANASCWLHVQDFEVDAAFELGLLGANPRMRAAMLALERRLMDAFDHVSTISPHMLRCLRKKGLAAAKLSELRNWIDTEAIAPGRHDTAFRAQLGLDTSDVIALYSGAMSNKQGLDLVIDMAASLRERCSLHFVLCGNGPIKAELMRMAGGLGNVHFLDLQPSERLSELLSTADFHLLPQKAQISDLVLPSKLAGMLASGRPVVAMTTPGSGIAEEIEGAGLIVPPGDVGALSAAVVRLSKDQDMRAALGRVARLRARQKWDRSVVIRNIEREFMAVAESRPRSRSTPSEAARPLPSAD; translated from the coding sequence ATGCGCCTCTTGGTGATCGGCATCAATTATGCCCCAGATCTGATCGGCGTCGCCAAATACAATTCAGAGCTGTGTGAGGGGCTGGCCTCGCTGGGCCATGAGGTCCGCATCGTTACGGCTCCCCCCTATTATCCGGACTGGGTCATCCCGGCGGGCTATCGTTCATTATGGTATGAAAGGGAAAGGTCGTACGGCGTCGATGTCATCCGGGCGCCGATCTATGTTCCCAAGTCGCCGTCCGGCTTCAAACGTATCGTCCATCACGGTTCGTTCCTGCTTTCCGCGTCGGCTCCCGTCCTCAGCAGCGCGATGCGCTGGCGGCCGGACTTGGTCCTGGCCGTTGCACCGTCGCTGCTCTCGGCCTCTCTCGCCGCGGCTGCCGCCCGTGTTGCCAATGCATCCTGCTGGCTCCACGTCCAGGACTTCGAGGTCGATGCAGCCTTCGAACTCGGACTACTCGGAGCGAACCCGAGAATGCGCGCCGCAATGCTCGCACTCGAGCGACGCCTGATGGATGCGTTCGACCACGTCTCGACGATCTCGCCGCACATGTTGCGCTGCCTGCGCAAGAAGGGGCTCGCCGCCGCGAAGCTGTCCGAGTTGCGCAACTGGATCGATACGGAAGCGATTGCTCCCGGCCGCCACGACACCGCCTTCCGTGCGCAGCTCGGGCTTGATACGTCCGACGTGATCGCCCTTTATTCCGGCGCAATGTCCAACAAGCAAGGCCTCGACCTCGTGATCGACATGGCTGCCAGCCTGCGCGAGCGCTGCTCGCTGCATTTCGTGCTTTGCGGAAATGGGCCGATCAAGGCCGAACTGATGCGCATGGCCGGAGGGCTCGGCAACGTCCATTTCCTCGATCTGCAACCTTCCGAGCGGCTGAGCGAATTGCTCAGTACCGCCGATTTTCATCTTCTGCCGCAGAAGGCGCAGATCTCGGACCTCGTGCTCCCGTCGAAGCTCGCGGGAATGCTCGCGTCCGGCCGCCCAGTGGTCGCGATGACCACCCCCGGCTCCGGCATCGCGGAGGAGATCGAAGGCGCGGGTCTGATCGTTCCGCCGGGCGATGTCGGCGCGCTGTCAGCCGCCGTCGTGCGCCTCTCGAAGGACCAGGACATGCGCGCCGCCCTCGGCCGCGTTGCACGGCTACGCGCCCGTCAAAAATGGGATCGGTCGGTCGTCATTCGCAATATCGAGCGCGAATTCATGGCGGTCGCGGAGAGCAGGCCTCGGTCCCGATCGACACCGTCCGAGGCAGCGCGCCCGCTGCCCTCCGCCGATTAA